A genomic stretch from Mycobacterium malmoense includes:
- a CDS encoding lysophospholipid acyltransferase family protein encodes MNAPAVTGHPWLPRTTCDIGCVGVGDAAGSPRSRVALRVALRVLLALLLAPGVPLLAVPLPGRTSVQRIYCRLVLRCFGVRITLSGNPIRNLRGVLVVSGHVSWLDAFAIGSVLPGSFVARADMFTGPATGVVARMCKIIPIERASLRRLPGVVDTVARRLRAGHTVVAFPEGTTWCGRHGDDAGPEGAREGAGQSHQGCGSFYPAMFQAAIDAGRPVQPLRLTYHHADGSVSTAPAFVGDDTLLRSIGRLLTVRRTLARVHVESLQLPGADRRDLARRCQSAVLVPASVHRGQGHALVA; translated from the coding sequence ATGAACGCTCCCGCGGTCACCGGACACCCCTGGCTGCCGCGCACGACGTGCGACATCGGCTGTGTGGGTGTCGGCGACGCCGCGGGCTCGCCGCGGTCGCGGGTGGCGCTGCGGGTGGCGCTTCGCGTCCTGCTGGCGCTGCTGTTGGCGCCGGGGGTGCCGCTGCTCGCGGTGCCGCTGCCGGGCCGGACCAGCGTGCAGCGCATCTACTGCCGGCTGGTGCTGCGCTGCTTCGGTGTCCGGATCACGTTGTCGGGCAACCCGATTCGCAACCTGCGCGGGGTCCTGGTGGTCAGCGGCCACGTGTCCTGGCTGGACGCCTTCGCCATCGGCTCGGTGTTGCCCGGGTCGTTCGTCGCGCGGGCCGATATGTTCACCGGGCCGGCCACCGGCGTCGTGGCCCGCATGTGCAAGATCATCCCGATCGAGCGGGCCAGCCTACGCCGGCTGCCCGGGGTGGTGGACACCGTCGCGCGCCGGCTGCGGGCCGGCCACACGGTGGTGGCCTTCCCAGAGGGCACCACCTGGTGCGGTCGGCACGGCGACGATGCGGGCCCCGAGGGGGCCCGGGAAGGAGCCGGGCAGTCACACCAAGGGTGCGGGTCCTTCTATCCGGCGATGTTCCAGGCCGCGATCGACGCGGGCCGCCCGGTGCAGCCGCTTCGGCTGACCTACCACCACGCCGACGGCAGCGTCTCGACCGCCCCGGCCTTCGTGGGCGACGACACGTTGTTGCGGTCGATCGGCCGGCTGCTCACCGTGCGGCGCACGCTGGCGCGGGTGCACGTCGAATCCCTGCAGCTGCCGGGCGCCGATCGGCGGGACCTGGCCCGCCGGTGCCAATCCGCGGTGCTGGTCCCAGCGTCCGTGCACCGAGGCCAGGGGCACGCTCTGGTGGCCTGA
- a CDS encoding sensor domain-containing protein has protein sequence MARLTRPALLCGAALLVAACTRVVGGTAVSAFGVASRGVQGVSVDAILLNQSRMQAITGAGRHLTIVPSMDDTSPVDINALADTTPRECRFLFAETATFGPDVEEFHKTTFQDPPDAALISEGAAAYRDAATARRAFGALVATVGDCADGSAGELFVGDWKADADSLHMRPGGCGRDYRVLSVALLEVTFCGFPQSVSDIVMTNIAANVPR, from the coding sequence ATGGCCAGGTTGACGCGGCCGGCGCTGTTGTGCGGCGCGGCGCTGCTGGTGGCGGCGTGCACCCGGGTGGTGGGCGGCACCGCGGTATCGGCATTCGGCGTCGCCAGCCGGGGCGTGCAGGGTGTGAGCGTCGACGCGATCCTGCTGAACCAGTCACGGATGCAGGCGATCACCGGCGCGGGTCGGCACCTGACGATCGTCCCCTCGATGGACGACACCTCCCCGGTCGACATCAACGCCCTCGCGGACACCACGCCGCGGGAGTGCCGGTTCCTTTTCGCCGAGACGGCGACGTTCGGGCCCGACGTGGAAGAGTTCCACAAGACCACTTTCCAAGACCCGCCCGACGCCGCCTTGATCTCGGAGGGCGCCGCGGCCTATCGAGACGCCGCCACCGCCCGGCGTGCCTTCGGCGCCCTGGTGGCCACCGTCGGCGACTGCGCGGACGGCTCGGCCGGCGAGCTGTTCGTCGGCGACTGGAAGGCCGACGCCGACTCGCTGCACATGCGGCCCGGCGGCTGCGGCCGCGACTATCGGGTTCTCTCGGTGGCCCTGCTGGAGGTCACGTTCTGCGGATTTCCGCAATCGGTGTCCGACATCGTGATGACGAACATCGCCGCCAACGTGCCGCGTTAG
- a CDS encoding GNAT family N-acetyltransferase produces MSIASVLIPSDKPDGAVTSSSGPRYSLLLSTDPGLIEAAQRLRYDVFASTPGFTLPATGHRDVDRFDEYCDHLLVRDDDSGELVGCYRMLAPAGAIAAGGLYTATEFDVRAFDPLRPSLVEMGRAVVRDGHRNGGVVLLMWAGILAYLDRCGYDYVTGCVSVPIGGDADVPGGQLRGVRDFVLNRHAAPPQYRVRPHRPVRVNGRALDDIPAPPRPSVPPLMRGYLRLGAQVCGEPAHDPDFGVGDFCVLLDKRRADTRYLTRLRSVSAATEMAGGAR; encoded by the coding sequence ATGAGCATTGCTTCCGTCCTGATACCCAGCGATAAGCCGGACGGCGCGGTGACCAGCTCGTCCGGGCCGCGCTATTCGCTGTTGCTGTCCACCGACCCCGGCCTGATCGAGGCGGCGCAGCGGCTCCGGTACGACGTGTTCGCCAGCACACCCGGCTTCACCCTCCCGGCGACGGGGCACCGCGACGTCGACCGGTTCGACGAATACTGCGACCACCTACTGGTCCGCGACGACGACAGCGGCGAGCTGGTGGGGTGCTACCGGATGCTGGCGCCCGCCGGTGCGATCGCCGCCGGAGGCCTCTACACCGCGACCGAATTCGACGTCCGCGCCTTCGACCCGCTGCGGCCGTCGCTGGTGGAGATGGGACGCGCGGTGGTGCGGGACGGTCACCGCAACGGCGGAGTGGTGCTGTTGATGTGGGCGGGCATCCTGGCCTACCTGGACCGCTGCGGCTACGACTACGTGACCGGCTGCGTGTCGGTGCCCATCGGCGGCGACGCTGACGTTCCGGGCGGCCAGCTGCGCGGCGTCCGCGACTTCGTCCTGAACCGTCACGCCGCGCCGCCCCAGTACCGGGTGCGGCCCCACCGGCCGGTGCGCGTAAACGGGCGGGCCCTCGACGACATCCCCGCGCCGCCGCGGCCGTCGGTTCCGCCGCTCATGCGCGGCTACCTGAGGCTGGGCGCCCAGGTCTGCGGGGAGCCGGCGCACGACCCGGACTTCGGTGTGGGCGACTTCTGCGTGCTGCTGGACAAACGACGCGCCGATACCCGATATCTGACGAGGCTGCGGTCGGTATCGGCCGCGACCGAGATGGCGGGCGGCGCGCGATGA
- a CDS encoding methionine synthase encodes MSVFAELAVKASGIGSWPGTAPRPAAQVVVGELADALAHIVELPARGVGADMLGRAGALLIDVAIDTVPRGYRIAARPGAVTRRAASFLDEDMDTLEEAWETAGLRGGGRVVKVQAPGPITLAAGLELANGHRAITDSGALRDLTASLAEGVAAHRAALARRLDTPVVVQFDEPSLPAALGGRLTGLTALSPVAALDEAVALTLLDTCVAAAGADVLLHSCGPELPWNMLQRSTIGAVLVNAGTLRPADLDGIAAFVESGRAVMLGVVATTAPQRRPSAEEVAAAVVAVTDRLGFGRAALRDRIGVTPACGLAAATPQWARTAIELAHKAADAFSRDPDAIRPT; translated from the coding sequence GTGAGTGTTTTCGCCGAGCTTGCCGTAAAGGCCAGCGGCATCGGGTCGTGGCCCGGCACCGCCCCACGACCGGCCGCCCAGGTCGTCGTCGGTGAGCTGGCGGATGCGTTGGCCCACATCGTCGAGCTCCCCGCCAGGGGAGTGGGCGCCGACATGCTCGGGCGGGCCGGCGCGCTGCTGATCGACGTGGCCATCGACACGGTGCCGCGCGGCTATCGCATCGCCGCCCGGCCCGGCGCGGTGACACGCAGGGCCGCCAGCTTCCTCGACGAGGACATGGACACCCTGGAGGAGGCCTGGGAGACGGCGGGCCTGCGGGGTGGCGGACGCGTGGTCAAGGTGCAGGCTCCCGGGCCGATCACGCTGGCCGCCGGGCTCGAGCTGGCCAACGGCCACCGGGCGATCACCGACTCCGGTGCGCTGCGCGACCTGACGGCATCGCTGGCCGAGGGTGTTGCCGCGCACCGCGCGGCGCTGGCCCGCCGGCTCGACACACCGGTGGTGGTGCAGTTCGATGAGCCGTCGCTGCCGGCGGCGTTGGGCGGGCGGCTGACCGGGTTGACCGCGCTGAGCCCGGTCGCCGCGCTCGACGAGGCGGTGGCCTTGACGCTGCTCGACACCTGCGTCGCGGCCGCCGGCGCGGACGTGCTGCTACACAGCTGCGGCCCCGAGTTACCGTGGAACATGTTGCAGCGCAGCACTATTGGTGCGGTATTGGTCAACGCCGGCACGTTGCGGCCGGCCGATCTGGATGGCATCGCCGCATTCGTCGAATCGGGCCGCGCCGTCATGCTCGGTGTGGTCGCCACCACCGCGCCGCAGCGTCGGCCCTCGGCCGAGGAGGTGGCCGCCGCGGTCGTCGCGGTGACCGACCGGCTCGGATTCGGCCGCGCGGCGCTGCGCGATCGCATCGGCGTCACCCCGGCGTGTGGCCTGGCCGCGGCGACGCCGCAGTGGGCCCGCACCGCGATTGAACTCGCCCACAAGGCCGCCGACGCGTTCTCTCGAGATCCCGACGCCATCCGGCCCACGTAA
- the mnmA gene encoding tRNA 2-thiouridine(34) synthase MnmA gives MRVLAAMSGGVDSSVAAARMVDAGHDVVGVHLALSTAPGTLRTGSRGCCSKEDASDARRVADVLGIPFYVWDFAERFEADVIDDFVSSYARGETPNPCVRCNQRIKFSALSAKALALGFDAVATGHYARLSGGRLRRAVDRDKDQSYVLAVLTAEQLRHAAFPIGDTPKPQIRAEAARRGLAVADKPDSHDICFIPSGNTRAFLGERIGVRRGTVVGVDGAVLATHDGVHGFTIGQRKGLGIAGPGPDGRPRYVTAIDPDTATVQVGEAADLDVRALVGRAPVFTAGAPPKGPVECAVQVRAHGEMAGAVAELVGDELVVRLRVPLRGVARGQTLVLYRPDPDGDEVLGSATIAGTSRRRSTARGACPE, from the coding sequence GTGAGGGTCCTCGCCGCGATGAGCGGCGGCGTCGACTCCTCGGTCGCCGCCGCCCGCATGGTCGACGCCGGGCACGACGTGGTCGGCGTGCACCTGGCGCTGTCGACCGCGCCGGGCACGCTGCGCACCGGCTCGCGGGGCTGCTGCTCGAAAGAAGACGCCTCGGATGCGCGCCGCGTCGCCGATGTGCTTGGAATCCCTTTCTACGTCTGGGATTTCGCGGAGAGGTTCGAGGCGGACGTGATCGACGACTTCGTGTCGTCGTATGCCCGCGGCGAGACGCCGAACCCGTGCGTGCGGTGCAACCAGCGGATCAAGTTCTCGGCGCTGTCGGCGAAGGCCCTCGCGCTGGGCTTCGACGCGGTGGCCACCGGCCACTACGCGCGGCTGTCCGGTGGGCGGCTGCGCCGCGCCGTCGACCGGGACAAGGACCAGTCCTACGTGCTGGCCGTGCTGACCGCCGAGCAGCTGCGCCACGCGGCGTTTCCCATCGGCGACACTCCCAAACCGCAGATCCGCGCCGAGGCCGCCCGCCGCGGCCTGGCCGTCGCCGACAAGCCGGACAGCCACGACATCTGCTTCATCCCGTCCGGGAACACCCGGGCCTTCCTGGGCGAGCGGATCGGGGTTCGCCGCGGCACCGTGGTCGGTGTGGACGGCGCGGTGCTGGCCACCCACGACGGGGTGCACGGCTTCACCATCGGGCAACGCAAGGGCCTGGGCATCGCCGGGCCGGGGCCCGACGGCCGCCCGCGCTACGTGACGGCCATCGACCCCGACACCGCGACAGTCCAGGTGGGCGAGGCGGCCGACCTCGACGTGCGCGCGCTGGTCGGGCGGGCCCCGGTCTTCACGGCGGGAGCGCCACCGAAGGGGCCCGTCGAGTGCGCGGTTCAGGTGCGGGCACACGGTGAAATGGCCGGTGCCGTGGCCGAATTGGTGGGCGACGAGCTCGTCGTGCGGTTGCGCGTTCCGCTGCGCGGGGTCGCGCGCGGGCAGACGCTGGTGCTGTACCGCCCGGACCCGGACGGTGACGAGGTGCTCGGCAGCGCCACCATCGCCGGCACGTCACGCCGGCGCAGCACCGCTCGCGGCGCGTGCCCCGAATAA
- a CDS encoding class I SAM-dependent methyltransferase codes for MSASLPDGPQHVPDDTSVDAVLTLTGERTIPDLDVENYWFRRHQVVYQRLAPRCAGREVLEAGCGEGYGADLIAGVARRVVAVDYDAATVAHVRGRYPRVEVMRANLAELPLPDASVDVVVNFQVIEHLWDQSQFVAECARVLRPSGVLMVSTPNRITFSPGRDTPINPFHTRELNADELTELLVDAGFSDVSMCGLFHGPRLQEMDARHGGSIIDAQIARAMAADPDTPWPPELAADVAAVTTDDFDLLDAADRDIDDSLDLIAIAVRP; via the coding sequence ATGAGCGCATCCCTGCCCGACGGTCCCCAGCACGTCCCCGACGACACCTCGGTTGACGCGGTGTTGACGCTGACGGGCGAGCGCACCATCCCCGACCTGGATGTCGAGAACTACTGGTTTCGCCGCCACCAGGTCGTCTACCAGCGGCTGGCGCCGCGCTGCGCGGGCCGCGAGGTGCTCGAGGCCGGATGTGGCGAAGGTTACGGCGCCGACCTGATCGCCGGCGTCGCCCGCCGGGTCGTCGCGGTGGATTACGACGCGGCCACGGTGGCCCACGTCCGCGGCCGCTACCCGCGGGTCGAGGTCATGCGGGCCAACCTGGCCGAGCTGCCGCTGCCCGACGCGTCGGTGGACGTGGTGGTGAACTTCCAGGTCATCGAGCACCTGTGGGACCAGTCACAGTTCGTGGCCGAGTGCGCCCGGGTGCTGCGCCCCTCGGGGGTGCTGATGGTGTCCACGCCCAACCGGATCACCTTCTCACCGGGCCGCGACACGCCGATCAACCCGTTTCACACCCGCGAACTCAACGCCGACGAGCTGACCGAGCTGCTGGTCGACGCGGGTTTTTCCGACGTGTCCATGTGCGGGCTGTTTCACGGGCCGCGGCTGCAAGAGATGGATGCCCGCCACGGTGGGTCCATCATCGACGCGCAGATCGCGCGGGCAATGGCCGCTGACCCCGATACGCCGTGGCCGCCCGAGCTGGCGGCCGACGTCGCCGCGGTCACCACCGACGACTTCGACCTCCTCGACGCCGCCGACCGTGACATCGACGACAGCCTGGACCTGATCGCGATCGCGGTGCGGCCGTGA
- a CDS encoding electron transfer flavoprotein subunit alpha/FixB family protein gives MAEVLVLVEHAEGALKKVTAELITAARALGEPAAVVVGAPGTAAPLVDGLKEAGAAKVYVAESDDVDKYLITPVVDVLAALAEQNTPAAVLLAASADGKEIAGRLAARIGSGLLVDVVDVREGAVGVHSIFGGAFTVEAQANGDTPVITVRAGAVDAEPQAAAGEQVAVEVPAPAENATKITAREPAVAGDRPELTEATIVVSGGRGVGSAENFSVVEALADSLGAAVGASRAAVDSGYYPGQFQVGQTGKTVSPQLYIALGISGAIQHRAGMQTSKTIVAVNKDEEAPIFEIADYGVIGDLFKVAPQLTDAIKARKG, from the coding sequence ATGGCTGAAGTTTTGGTGCTCGTCGAGCACGCTGAAGGCGCGCTGAAGAAGGTCACCGCCGAATTGATCACCGCCGCCCGTGCGCTGGGCGAGCCGGCCGCCGTCGTGGTCGGCGCGCCGGGCACGGCGGCACCGCTGGTGGACGGGCTGAAGGAGGCCGGCGCCGCCAAGGTCTACGTCGCCGAGTCCGACGACGTCGACAAGTACCTGATCACCCCGGTGGTCGACGTGCTGGCCGCGCTGGCCGAACAGAACACGCCCGCCGCCGTGTTGCTGGCCGCCAGCGCCGACGGCAAGGAGATCGCCGGCCGGCTCGCGGCCCGGATCGGATCGGGCCTGCTGGTCGACGTGGTGGACGTCCGAGAAGGGGCAGTGGGCGTCCATAGCATCTTCGGTGGCGCGTTCACCGTGGAGGCGCAGGCCAACGGCGACACCCCGGTGATCACGGTGCGGGCCGGTGCCGTCGACGCGGAGCCCCAGGCCGCCGCGGGTGAGCAGGTCGCCGTCGAGGTGCCCGCGCCCGCCGAGAACGCGACCAAGATCACCGCCCGCGAGCCCGCCGTCGCCGGCGATCGCCCGGAGCTCACCGAGGCCACCATCGTGGTGTCCGGTGGCCGCGGCGTCGGCAGCGCGGAGAACTTCAGCGTGGTCGAGGCGCTGGCCGACTCGCTGGGGGCGGCCGTCGGGGCGTCGCGCGCCGCCGTCGACTCGGGCTACTACCCGGGCCAGTTCCAGGTCGGCCAGACCGGCAAGACGGTGTCGCCGCAGCTCTACATCGCGCTGGGCATCTCCGGGGCGATCCAGCACCGCGCGGGCATGCAGACCTCGAAGACCATCGTCGCGGTCAACAAGGACGAAGAGGCGCCAATCTTCGAGATCGCCGACTACGGCGTGATCGGTGACCTGTTCAAGGTCGCCCCGCAGCTGACCGACGCGATCAAGGCCCGCAAGGGCTGA
- the ligA gene encoding NAD-dependent DNA ligase LigA: protein MSSPEVDPVAPEIRRQWRELADEVREHQFRYYVRDAPIISDAEFDQLLRRLEALEEQYPELRTPDSPTQLVGGAGFATDFAEAEHLERMLSLDNAFSTEEFDQWAARIHAEAGKDVPYLCELKIDGVGLSLVYRGGRLVRAATRGDGRTGEDVTLNARTIDDVPERLTATDSYPIPDVLEVRGEVFFRLPDFEALNASLVEDGKTPFANPRNSAAGSLRQKDPAVTARRKLRMICHGLGYTEGFRPATLHDAYLALGAWGLPVSEHTTRVKDVAGAHERIRYWGEHRHDVDHEIDGVVVKVDDVALQRRLGSTSRAPRWAIAYKYPPQEVQTKLLDIRVNVGRTGRVTPFACMTPVKVAGSTVGLATLHNAAEVTRKGVLIGDTVMIRKAGDVIPEVLGPIVDLRDGSEREFVMSTTCPECGTPLAPAKEGDVDIRCPNARSCPAQLRERVFHVAGRGALDIEGLGYEAAIALLHAGVIVDEGDLFSLTEDELLRTELFSTKSGALSANGKRLLANLDKAKAVPLWRVLVALSIRHVGPTAARALAIEFGSLDAIRSASTEQLAAIEGVGPTIAAAVTEWFTVDWHRAIVDKWRAAGVRMADERDASVPRTLVGLTVVVTGSLTSFSRDDAKEAIVARGGKAAGSVSKKTDYVVVGDSPGSKYEKAVKLGVPVLDEDGFRRLLAEGPPVEVAPG, encoded by the coding sequence GTGAGTTCGCCAGAAGTTGACCCCGTTGCGCCCGAGATTCGGCGGCAGTGGCGTGAACTGGCCGACGAGGTGCGCGAACATCAGTTCCGCTACTACGTGCGCGATGCGCCCATCATCTCCGACGCGGAGTTCGACCAGCTGTTGCGTCGGCTCGAAGCCCTCGAGGAGCAGTATCCGGAGCTGCGCACGCCCGATTCGCCGACGCAACTCGTCGGCGGCGCCGGGTTCGCCACCGACTTTGCCGAGGCCGAGCACCTCGAGCGGATGCTGTCGCTGGACAACGCGTTCAGCACCGAAGAGTTCGACCAGTGGGCGGCCCGCATCCACGCCGAGGCCGGCAAGGACGTTCCTTATCTGTGTGAGCTGAAGATCGACGGCGTCGGCCTGTCGTTGGTGTACCGCGGCGGGCGTCTGGTGCGGGCGGCGACCCGGGGCGACGGGCGCACCGGCGAGGACGTCACGTTGAACGCGCGCACCATCGACGACGTCCCGGAGCGGCTGACGGCCACCGATTCCTACCCGATACCCGACGTCCTCGAGGTGCGCGGTGAGGTGTTCTTCCGGCTGCCCGATTTCGAGGCGCTTAACGCAAGCCTCGTCGAGGACGGCAAGACGCCGTTCGCCAACCCCCGCAACAGCGCCGCGGGGTCGCTTCGGCAGAAGGATCCGGCGGTCACCGCCCGCCGCAAGCTCCGGATGATCTGCCACGGGCTGGGATACACCGAGGGATTCCGGCCGGCCACGCTGCACGACGCGTACCTCGCGCTGGGGGCCTGGGGCTTGCCCGTCTCCGAGCACACCACTCGGGTCAAAGACGTGGCCGGCGCGCACGAGCGCATCCGGTATTGGGGCGAGCACCGCCACGACGTCGACCACGAAATCGACGGCGTCGTCGTCAAAGTTGACGACGTGGCGTTGCAGCGCAGGCTGGGATCCACCTCGCGGGCGCCGCGGTGGGCGATCGCCTACAAGTACCCGCCTCAGGAGGTGCAGACCAAGCTCCTCGACATCCGGGTCAACGTCGGAAGGACCGGGCGCGTCACGCCTTTCGCGTGCATGACGCCGGTAAAGGTCGCCGGCTCGACGGTGGGACTGGCCACCCTGCACAACGCCGCCGAGGTCACGCGCAAGGGGGTGCTGATCGGCGACACCGTGATGATCCGCAAGGCCGGTGACGTGATTCCGGAAGTGCTCGGTCCCATCGTGGACCTGCGCGACGGCTCGGAACGCGAATTCGTCATGTCCACAACGTGTCCCGAATGCGGTACCCCGCTCGCTCCCGCGAAGGAGGGCGATGTCGACATCCGCTGTCCCAATGCCCGGTCGTGCCCGGCGCAGTTGCGGGAGCGCGTTTTTCACGTCGCCGGTCGCGGTGCGCTCGACATCGAGGGCCTGGGTTATGAGGCCGCCATCGCGCTGCTGCACGCCGGGGTGATCGTCGACGAGGGGGACCTGTTCTCCCTCACCGAGGACGAGCTGTTGCGCACCGAGTTGTTCTCCACCAAGAGCGGCGCGCTGTCGGCCAACGGCAAGCGGCTGCTGGCCAACCTCGACAAGGCCAAGGCCGTGCCGCTGTGGCGGGTGCTGGTGGCGTTGTCGATCCGGCACGTCGGGCCGACGGCCGCCCGGGCCCTGGCGATCGAGTTCGGCAGCCTGGACGCGATCAGGTCGGCGTCGACCGAGCAGCTGGCCGCGATCGAGGGCGTGGGCCCGACGATCGCCGCCGCGGTCACCGAGTGGTTCACGGTGGACTGGCACCGCGCGATCGTCGACAAGTGGCGAGCGGCCGGCGTGCGGATGGCCGACGAGCGCGACGCCAGTGTGCCGCGCACGTTGGTGGGGCTGACCGTCGTGGTCACCGGTTCGCTGACGAGTTTTTCCCGCGACGACGCCAAGGAGGCGATCGTGGCGCGCGGCGGCAAGGCCGCGGGTTCGGTGTCGAAGAAGACTGACTACGTCGTCGTCGGTGACTCGCCGGGCTCGAAATACGAGAAAGCGGTGAAGCTGGGGGTACCGGTCCTCGACGAAGACGGGTTTCGGCGGTTACTCGCGGAGGGCCCGCCCGTGGAGGTGGCGCCCGGGTAG
- a CDS encoding cysteine desulfurase family protein, producing the protein MVYLDHAATTPMHPAAIEAMTGVLGTVGNASSLHTSGRAARRRIEESRELIADKLGARPSEVIFTAGGTESDNLAIKGIYWARHDAEPRHRRIVTSEVEHHAVLDSVNWLVEHEGARVTWLPTAADGSVPAAALREALRRYDDVALVSVMWANNEVGTVLPAAELAAVAAEFGVPMHSDAVQAVGQLPVDFADSGLSAMSVAAHKFGGPPGVGALLLRRDVSCVPLSHGGGQERDIRSGTPDVAGAVGMAAAAEIAVDGLDSHGARLRALRDRLIDGVLAGIDDVVLNGARDPLRLPGNAHFTFRGCEGDALLMLLDANGIECSTGSACTAGVAQPSHVLIAMGVDPASARGSLRLSLGHTSVDADVDAVLRVLPGAVDRARRAALAAAGAS; encoded by the coding sequence ATGGTCTACCTCGATCACGCCGCCACCACCCCGATGCACCCCGCCGCCATCGAGGCGATGACGGGCGTGTTGGGCACCGTCGGCAACGCGTCCTCGCTGCACACCAGCGGCCGGGCGGCGCGGCGGCGGATCGAGGAATCCCGCGAGCTAATCGCCGACAAACTGGGCGCCCGCCCGTCCGAGGTGATCTTCACCGCGGGCGGCACCGAGAGCGACAACCTGGCCATCAAGGGCATCTACTGGGCCCGCCACGACGCCGAGCCGCGCCACCGCCGCATCGTCACCAGTGAGGTCGAACACCACGCCGTGCTGGACTCGGTGAACTGGCTCGTCGAGCACGAGGGCGCCCGGGTGACCTGGCTGCCCACCGCGGCCGACGGCTCGGTGCCGGCGGCCGCGCTGCGCGAGGCGCTGCGGAGGTACGACGACGTCGCGCTGGTATCGGTGATGTGGGCCAACAACGAGGTCGGCACTGTCCTGCCGGCCGCCGAACTCGCCGCCGTTGCCGCCGAATTCGGCGTCCCGATGCACAGCGACGCCGTTCAGGCGGTGGGGCAGTTGCCCGTCGACTTCGCCGACAGCGGGCTGTCGGCGATGAGCGTGGCCGCACACAAGTTCGGCGGTCCGCCGGGAGTGGGCGCGCTGCTGCTGCGCCGCGACGTGTCCTGCGTGCCGCTCTCGCACGGCGGCGGGCAGGAGCGCGACATCCGCTCCGGCACTCCCGACGTCGCCGGCGCCGTCGGCATGGCGGCGGCCGCCGAAATCGCGGTCGACGGGCTCGACTCCCACGGCGCGCGGCTGCGGGCGTTGCGGGACCGCCTGATCGACGGGGTGCTGGCCGGCATCGACGACGTCGTCCTCAACGGCGCCCGCGACCCGCTGCGGCTTCCCGGCAACGCGCACTTCACGTTCCGCGGCTGCGAGGGCGACGCGCTGCTGATGCTGTTGGACGCCAACGGAATCGAGTGTTCGACGGGATCAGCCTGCACCGCCGGTGTCGCGCAGCCGTCGCATGTGCTGATCGCGATGGGTGTCGACCCGGCCAGCGCCCGCGGGTCGTTGCGGCTCTCGTTGGGGCACACCAGCGTTGACGCCGACGTCGATGCGGTGTTGCGGGTGCTGCCCGGCGCCGTGGACCGCGCCCGCCGGGCCGCGCTGGCCGCCGCGGGGGCGTCCTAA
- a CDS encoding electron transfer flavoprotein subunit beta/FixA family protein, which produces MTNIVVLIKQVPDTWSERKLTDGDYTLDREAADAVLDEINERAVEEALQIREKEAADGVEGSVTVLTAGPERATEAIRKALSMGADKAVHLKDDGMHGSDLIQTGWALARALGTIEGTELVIAGNEATDGVGGAVPAVIAEYLGLPQLTHLRKLSVEGGKVTGERETDEGVFTLEATLPAVVSVTEKINEPRFPSFKGIMAAKKKEVTVLTLAEIGVEADEVGLANAGSTVLSSTPKPPKTAGEKVADEGEGGNQIAQYLVAQKII; this is translated from the coding sequence ATGACGAACATCGTGGTCCTGATCAAGCAGGTCCCAGACACCTGGTCGGAGCGCAAGCTCACCGACGGCGATTACACGCTGGACCGCGAGGCCGCCGACGCGGTGCTGGACGAGATCAACGAGCGCGCCGTGGAAGAGGCGCTGCAGATCCGGGAAAAGGAAGCCGCCGACGGCGTCGAGGGCTCGGTGACCGTGCTGACCGCGGGACCCGAACGCGCCACCGAGGCGATCCGCAAGGCCCTGTCCATGGGCGCCGACAAGGCCGTCCACCTCAAGGACGACGGCATGCACGGCTCGGATCTGATCCAGACCGGCTGGGCGCTGGCGCGCGCGCTGGGCACCATCGAGGGCACCGAGCTGGTGATCGCCGGCAACGAAGCCACCGACGGTGTGGGCGGCGCGGTGCCGGCCGTCATCGCCGAATACCTGGGCCTGCCGCAGCTCACCCACCTGCGGAAGCTGTCGGTCGAGGGCGGCAAGGTCACCGGCGAGCGGGAGACCGACGAGGGCGTCTTCACCCTCGAGGCCACCCTGCCCGCGGTGGTGAGCGTGACCGAGAAGATCAACGAGCCGCGCTTCCCGTCCTTCAAGGGCATCATGGCCGCCAAGAAGAAAGAGGTCACGGTGCTGACCCTGGCCGAGATCGGTGTCGAGGCCGACGAGGTTGGGCTGGCCAATGCTGGGTCCACCGTGCTGTCCTCAACGCCTAAGCCGCCCAAGACCGCGGGTGAGAAGGTCGCCGACGAGGGTGAGGGCGGCAACCAGATCGCGCAGTACCTGGTGGCCCAGAAAATCATCTAA